The genomic window TGATTGCAAATTATCGAGCTAATGATGAAGTGACAAGACAAGCAATTGAAAACAAAGTCTTGTCTTTAAATCAACATCCTTATGCAAAAGGATTGACAAATTTAGATGAAATAACGAAAATCAGTGTTTATGAAAGCAGTATTGGTATAGGAACAATGGTTACATTTATTGGAATCTATATTGGTGTGATTTTCTTGATATCTAGTGCAGCTATTTTGGCATTGAAAGAATTAAGTGAAAGTGCTGATAATAAGGAAAGATATATGATGTTAAGAAAAATTGGGACAGATGAAGGAATGTTAAATAAGGCTTTATTTATGCAGATATTCTTATTCTTTATGGCCCCATTGATTTTAGCAATCATTCATTCACTTTTTGGAATTGAATTCTGTAAATTCTTCCTGCAGTCATTTGGTGAAGAAAATTTACTTCCTTCGATTGCAATGACAACAATCTTTATTATCGTGATTTATGGAGGATATATGTTATTAACATATCTGACAAGTCGTCAGATGATTAAAGATAAATAAGACTATCATTTTGTTTGTTATGAAAATGATGAAATTTTGAGAAGATATGAAGATATCTTCTTTTTTGTTGTTATTAATCATATAAATAAAATGATGGAGGAGTTGCCATGAAAACAAAAAGGATTACAGTCTTAACTTTAATAATTGTTGTTTTTGGATTGATAAGTGTTTATAGCTCATCGCATGTTTGGGCACTCTATAAATATGATGATTCATTATATTATATTAAACGTCAAGCTATTTTTGCTTGTATTGGTGTCATTGCAATGTATGTCACATCCCGAATTGATTATCATCTTTATAAAAAGTATTATAAGCCAATTATTGGCGGATGTTTTCTTTTGATGATTTTGGTTTTGATTCCTGGTTTAGGAGTTGTCAGAGGTGGCAGCCGCAGTTGGTTTAATTTTGGTGTTTTTGCCTTGCAGCCGAGTGAGTTATTTAAGATAGGAATGATTATTTTTGCTGCGGTTTATATTGAAAAAAATTATTATCATATGAAGAAACTACGTTATAGTTTACGCTTGTTATTGGTAATGGGATTAGGGTTTTTGCTCATTATGTTACAACCTGATTTTGGAAGTGGAATCGTCATGGCATGCAGTATTGTGGTGATGTTAATTGTTTCACCTTTTCCTTTTATATATTTTATTTCTTTAGGTTGTTTAGGAGTAGTGGGAATTGTTATTATGATTTTATCTGCACCTTATCGAATGGAACGTATTTTATCTTTTCTTGATCCTTTTCAGGATCCACTTGGTAGTGGCTTTCAGGCTATTCAGGCACTGTATGCGATTGGTCCAGGAGGATTATTGGGTGTAGGATTTGATCAGAGTATTCAAAAACATTTTTATTTACCCGAACCACAAACTGATTTTATTTTTGCAATTGTTGCTGAAGAATTTGGCTTTTTAGGAGGAATTATTCTGATTGGACTTTATCTATGGCTATTTAAGACGATTTTACAAGTGAGTCAGAATGTCAAAGATATGTTTGGAACTTTACTGATGGTTGGTATTGTAGGAATGATTGGCATTCAAACTCTAATTAATTTAGGTGTTGTTGTAGGATTATTTCCAGTGACTGGTGTGACATTACCATTAATGTCGTATGGTGGAACCAGTTTAACAATTACATTAATGAGTATTGGAATTTTAATTAATATTTCGAAATCAGCAAATTGTGTGCTATAATGATGTATAGGAGTTGATAAAATGAAAGTAATCGTAAGTGCAGGTGGAACAGGCGGACATTTATATCCTGCTTTGGCACTTGTTGAACATATAAAGACAAAGGAAAAAGATGCTGAATTTTTGTTTGTTGGTACAACTGATCGTTTAGAATCACAAATTGTTCCTCAAATGGGATATGCATATCGTGGATTGCATGTGAAAGGATTGGTAGGAAATCCTATTCAAAAAATGAAAAATGCAATGATATTTATGAAATCATTATCGAAATCTAAACAAATTTTGAAAGAATTTAAACCAGATATTGTTGTTGGATTTGGTGGTTATCCAAGTGCTTCAATTGTTTTAGCAGCTGCTAAAATGAAAATTCCAACAATAATCCATGAACAAAATTCAATTATTGGTCTCACAAATAAAATTTTAATAAAAAAAGTAGATAAGATTGTATGTTGTTATCAAAAGGCGTATAATGAATTTCCTCATGAAAAAACTGTTTTATTGGGAAATCCACGTGCAAGTGTTGTTTCACATCAGCGTCTTTTAGATATTCATGATATCTATCATATCCCTATAAAACGAAAAACAGTTGTGATTGTCATGGGAAGTTTAGGTTCATCATCAGTCAATCGTGTCATGAAGGAAGCGTTAAGAGAAATTCAACATGATGCATTTGATGTTGTTTATGTAACTGGTAAAAATTATTATGATGAAATGAAAGAAGAATTAAGTGATTTAAGTGATTCAATTCATTTGGTTAGTTATATTGAAGATATGCCAAGTTTAATTGCTAGTTGTGATTTGATTGTTTCTCGAGCAGGAGCAACGACTCTAGCAGAAATTACAGCTTTAGGAGCAGCATCTTTAATTATTCCAAGTCCTTATGTTGTGGCAAATCATCAAGAGTATAATGCAAAGGAATTGGTTGATGCTAATGCGGCTCGCTGGATTTTAGAAAAAGATTTGGATGCTGCCACTTTTGTTAAAGAAATCAGATATTTATTGAATCATGAAGATGTTTTAAAAGCGTTAAGAACAAATGCACAGGCATTAGGGAAACCTCAAGCTTGTGAAGATATATATCAGGAAATGTTAAAGACATTAGAAAGGAAATAGATATGGATTTTGATCAATTATTTTTTGACTTAGTTGATTTAGATTTGGGTGAAATTATAGAAAATGAACCAATGTATAAACATACAACATTCAAAGTGGGTGGCCCTGCTCGC from Candidatus Stoquefichus sp. SB1 includes these protein-coding regions:
- the ftsW gene encoding putative lipid II flippase FtsW — its product is MKTKRITVLTLIIVVFGLISVYSSSHVWALYKYDDSLYYIKRQAIFACIGVIAMYVTSRIDYHLYKKYYKPIIGGCFLLMILVLIPGLGVVRGGSRSWFNFGVFALQPSELFKIGMIIFAAVYIEKNYYHMKKLRYSLRLLLVMGLGFLLIMLQPDFGSGIVMACSIVVMLIVSPFPFIYFISLGCLGVVGIVIMILSAPYRMERILSFLDPFQDPLGSGFQAIQALYAIGPGGLLGVGFDQSIQKHFYLPEPQTDFIFAIVAEEFGFLGGIILIGLYLWLFKTILQVSQNVKDMFGTLLMVGIVGMIGIQTLINLGVVVGLFPVTGVTLPLMSYGGTSLTITLMSIGILINISKSANCVL
- the murG gene encoding undecaprenyldiphospho-muramoylpentapeptide beta-N-acetylglucosaminyltransferase: MKVIVSAGGTGGHLYPALALVEHIKTKEKDAEFLFVGTTDRLESQIVPQMGYAYRGLHVKGLVGNPIQKMKNAMIFMKSLSKSKQILKEFKPDIVVGFGGYPSASIVLAAAKMKIPTIIHEQNSIIGLTNKILIKKVDKIVCCYQKAYNEFPHEKTVLLGNPRASVVSHQRLLDIHDIYHIPIKRKTVVIVMGSLGSSSVNRVMKEALREIQHDAFDVVYVTGKNYYDEMKEELSDLSDSIHLVSYIEDMPSLIASCDLIVSRAGATTLAEITALGAASLIIPSPYVVANHQEYNAKELVDANAARWILEKDLDAATFVKEIRYLLNHEDVLKALRTNAQALGKPQACEDIYQEMLKTLERK